From one Cyanobacterium stanieri PCC 7202 genomic stretch:
- a CDS encoding hypothetical protein (PFAM: Protein of unknown function (DUF3326)~InterPro IPR021115~KEGG: cyc:PCC7424_0615 hypothetical protein~SPTR: Putative uncharacterized protein) produces the protein MFNQKPYCAVLIVPTGVGASIGGYAGDALPVARAMGQVCDRLITHPNVMNGASLYWSAPNIDYVEGYALDKFAGGEWGLKSVHQNKIGLILDQAIEPELRHRHLQAMDALRATVGINARDYIITDAPLNVELRIAESGASWGTIGNPDSLLRAGKKLVDQGINALAVVARFPDDTDSQALTDYRHGSGVDALAGAEAVISHLLVREFQIPCAHAPALSPLPLDVNISPRAAAEELGHTFLPCVLVGLNKAPQFSLEKDNRSLWAEDIDALVIPHHACGGSATLSFAHSHTKIIVVEDNETIIKVPAEPLGIKTIRVKSYLEAIGVMVAHGGGINFQGLTSNNQKSIFLS, from the coding sequence ATGTTTAATCAAAAACCTTACTGTGCAGTTTTAATTGTTCCTACGGGGGTAGGGGCTTCTATTGGTGGTTATGCAGGAGATGCTTTACCTGTGGCTAGGGCTATGGGGCAAGTGTGCGATCGCCTCATAACCCATCCCAATGTCATGAATGGAGCGAGTTTGTATTGGTCAGCACCGAATATCGACTATGTGGAAGGCTATGCCCTTGATAAATTTGCTGGGGGTGAATGGGGCTTAAAATCAGTGCATCAAAATAAAATTGGTTTAATTTTAGACCAAGCCATAGAGCCTGAATTACGCCATCGCCATCTCCAAGCCATGGATGCCCTTCGGGCTACCGTCGGCATTAATGCCCGGGACTACATCATTACTGATGCCCCCCTCAATGTCGAATTAAGAATTGCTGAAAGTGGGGCTAGTTGGGGAACCATTGGTAATCCTGATAGTTTATTGAGGGCAGGAAAAAAATTAGTAGACCAAGGCATCAACGCTTTGGCAGTGGTGGCAAGATTTCCCGATGATACAGATTCCCAAGCCCTCACCGATTATCGCCATGGTAGTGGTGTAGATGCCCTCGCAGGGGCAGAAGCGGTTATATCCCATCTCTTGGTCAGAGAGTTTCAAATTCCCTGCGCCCATGCACCCGCCCTATCTCCGTTACCGTTAGATGTCAATATATCTCCCCGGGCAGCCGCCGAAGAATTGGGACACACATTTTTGCCCTGTGTTTTGGTCGGTTTAAATAAGGCTCCCCAATTTAGTTTAGAAAAAGATAACCGTAGTCTCTGGGCGGAGGATATAGATGCTTTAGTAATTCCCCATCACGCCTGTGGTGGCAGTGCTACCCTTAGCTTTGCCCATTCCCATACCAAAATAATTGTGGTAGAAGACAATGAAACTATTATCAAAGTACCTGCTGAACCGTTAGGTATTAAAACCATCAGGGTAAAATCATACCTAGAGGCCATTGGCGTAATGGTTGCCCATGGAGGAGGCATTAATTTTCAGGGTTTAACCTCTAACAATCAAAAGTCCATATTTTTAAGTTGA
- a CDS encoding FAD dependent oxidoreductase (InterPro IPR006076~KEGG: cyt:cce_1780 hypothetical protein~PFAM: FAD dependent oxidoreductase~SPTR: Putative uncharacterized protein), with amino-acid sequence MKRKPWQKILSIPLTLFVTNPVMAVNNPPRNPEQIEECDILVIGGGLAGAGAAYEALLMGKTVCLTEITDWVGGQISSQGTSALDERSTQRQELFFPKGYLEFRDRIGDFYGKLNLGECWVSASCFLPKDADYILETQLADAARRGNGTLKWFPNTVIKDVQVEQVENGGTGEQIVSAIAISHEPQPNTPPLNSEPLSQIIEDAYSYEDSSRLKKTVIKFVPPQNEKSDQKAQWMVIEATETGEIVGLTDIPYRLGIDPLSPYEPSSSSRTPDPYCTQGFTYTFAMERTETPQPQPEPEFYQQYAPYYSYELERLADFDLVFTYRRIYKAQPSERVTFRGIGFTKPTPGDISMQNWTWGNDYRPGTSIDNLVYSRDQLQATGQLQPHGWMGGLRTETLFKGEQNAIGFYHWLVAGTTDSQLGDGVKEPNPYHIFLTGFDSPMGTAHGLSKYPYIREGRRIIGRPNYAHPNGFTVNEVDISRADYNDEYYKETLTTEEYRQLRAILAGLEGFAVISGETPAEEAAKRSRSTVYADSVGIGHYAIDFHPCMTESPHEKPGNTEREGERRGQGQAYPFQIPLSAMIPQKIDNMIVAGKSIATSHIAAAAYRVHSFEWSSGAAAGTTAAMALDKNILPYEFTEGFAFRNPHLQELKRVLEGNGNPTAFPNTSIFNQDWDGWR; translated from the coding sequence ATGAAGCGTAAACCTTGGCAGAAAATACTTTCTATTCCTTTGACTCTTTTTGTGACTAATCCTGTGATGGCTGTGAATAACCCCCCCCGTAATCCTGAACAAATCGAAGAATGTGATATTTTGGTCATTGGTGGAGGTTTGGCAGGGGCAGGGGCTGCCTATGAAGCGTTATTAATGGGTAAAACCGTCTGTTTGACGGAGATTACTGATTGGGTTGGGGGACAAATTTCTTCTCAAGGTACCTCAGCCCTTGATGAAAGAAGTACCCAAAGACAAGAGTTATTTTTTCCCAAGGGTTATTTAGAATTTAGGGATCGTATTGGAGATTTTTACGGTAAATTGAATTTGGGTGAATGCTGGGTTAGTGCCTCTTGCTTTTTGCCCAAGGATGCTGATTATATCCTCGAGACTCAACTGGCCGACGCTGCACGCAGGGGCAATGGTACTCTGAAATGGTTTCCTAATACTGTCATTAAGGATGTACAAGTCGAACAGGTGGAAAATGGAGGCACGGGGGAACAAATTGTAAGTGCGATCGCCATTAGCCACGAACCCCAACCCAACACTCCCCCCCTCAATAGTGAACCCCTTTCGCAAATCATCGAGGACGCTTACAGCTACGAGGATTCCTCCAGACTCAAGAAAACGGTCATTAAATTTGTTCCTCCTCAAAATGAAAAATCAGACCAAAAAGCCCAATGGATGGTCATAGAAGCCACAGAAACGGGGGAAATTGTGGGTTTAACTGACATACCCTATCGCCTCGGCATTGATCCCCTTTCTCCCTACGAACCCTCCTCCTCCAGCCGAACCCCTGACCCATACTGTACTCAGGGCTTTACCTACACCTTTGCCATGGAGAGAACAGAAACCCCCCAACCCCAACCCGAGCCAGAATTTTATCAACAATACGCCCCCTACTACAGTTATGAGTTGGAAAGACTAGCAGATTTTGATCTTGTTTTTACCTATCGTCGTATTTACAAAGCTCAACCTAGCGAGAGAGTAACCTTCCGAGGTATTGGCTTCACCAAACCCACCCCTGGGGATATTTCCATGCAAAACTGGACTTGGGGTAATGATTATCGTCCCGGTACCTCCATTGATAACCTTGTTTATAGTCGAGATCAACTCCAAGCCACAGGGCAATTACAACCCCATGGCTGGATGGGAGGTTTACGCACCGAAACCCTCTTTAAAGGGGAACAAAATGCCATCGGTTTTTATCATTGGTTAGTGGCAGGAACTACTGACTCTCAGTTAGGAGACGGAGTAAAAGAGCCTAATCCTTATCACATTTTCCTGACTGGTTTTGACTCTCCTATGGGTACTGCCCACGGACTTTCCAAATATCCCTATATCCGAGAAGGAAGAAGAATTATTGGGCGCCCTAACTATGCTCACCCCAATGGTTTTACTGTCAATGAAGTAGATATTTCTCGGGCAGATTATAATGACGAATATTACAAAGAAACCCTAACCACCGAAGAATATCGTCAACTCAGGGCAATTCTGGCAGGATTAGAAGGGTTTGCGGTAATTAGTGGAGAAACTCCTGCCGAAGAAGCGGCTAAAAGGAGTCGTTCTACTGTTTATGCCGACTCTGTGGGCATCGGACATTATGCCATTGATTTTCACCCTTGTATGACTGAAAGCCCCCACGAAAAACCGGGTAACACTGAGAGAGAGGGAGAAAGAAGGGGTCAGGGTCAGGCGTACCCGTTTCAGATTCCTCTTTCTGCCATGATTCCTCAAAAAATTGATAATATGATTGTGGCAGGAAAAAGTATCGCCACCAGCCATATCGCTGCGGCGGCTTATCGAGTACATTCCTTTGAGTGGTCATCGGGGGCAGCGGCAGGTACTACTGCCGCCATGGCTTTGGATAAAAATATTTTGCCCTACGAGTTTACCGAAGGTTTTGCTTTTCGTAATCCCCATCTACAGGAGTTAAAAAGGGTTTTGGAAGGTAATGGTAATCCTACGGCTTTTCCTAATACTTCTATTTTCAATCAGGATTGGGATGGTTGGCGTTAA
- a CDS encoding hypothetical protein (KEGG: syp:SYNPCC7002_F0032 hypothetical protein~SPTR: Putative uncharacterized protein), whose amino-acid sequence MFSLRVKFRAIASRIQVLDLRAPDFTPKRLLNIAVNHLPRRLDKAISQRQDLEDLETLWEILGIDAVIALENQEGKLIRVGISLLDNEGRGQNLFYDVKGKQQSAIREKLNIEQYWVIVVKSKNFPEEDEWIDILYREIDEPPTASGCRLIIL is encoded by the coding sequence ATGTTTAGTTTACGTGTAAAGTTTAGGGCGATCGCATCGAGAATTCAAGTGTTAGATCTCAGAGCCCCAGATTTCACCCCCAAAAGATTATTAAATATAGCAGTCAATCATCTACCTCGACGCTTAGATAAAGCCATATCCCAGAGGCAAGACTTAGAAGACTTAGAAACCCTATGGGAAATCCTCGGCATTGACGCAGTGATAGCCCTAGAAAACCAGGAAGGTAAATTAATTAGGGTGGGCATATCCCTTTTAGATAACGAAGGCAGAGGGCAAAATCTCTTTTATGATGTCAAAGGGAAACAACAGTCAGCCATTAGGGAAAAGCTCAACATCGAACAATATTGGGTAATAGTGGTAAAAAGCAAAAACTTTCCTGAAGAAGACGAGTGGATTGATATTTTATATCGGGAAATTGACGAACCCCCCACCGCTTCAGGATGTCGCCTAATTATTTTGTAA